A genomic region of Rheinheimera sp. MMS21-TC3 contains the following coding sequences:
- a CDS encoding MBOAT family O-acyltransferase, whose protein sequence is MSFTSLHFYLFLLLLLGLLRFISNNKHKKLLLLVVSYWFYMSWDWRFGALLFAMTAVNFYCGKKIHRSIYAKRWLAVSIIFSLGLLGFFKYFNFFLDNLDVVAAWFGLSSHLGLLQILLPVGISFYTFQALSYTIDIYKKELEPVSSLADFALFVSFFPQLVAGPIVRASYFLPQLTKQSRVDSAAQQEAVMLIIKGLIKKVILADILAIHLVDPAFTNYGSLSSAFLILALVGYSFQVYLDFSAYTDIARGCALLLGYKLPINFNRPYLAHSISNFWQRWHISMSSFFRDYLYHGVGGSRYGNVYINLFITFIAIGFWHGAGWNFLLYGFCHGAVVSIERFGRQYGWFLLNTGWLHILAILRTFFIVCLLRVMFRAESLAEANQYMLAIWHNSHLPFDLTTVGAVALISAIILHLIPQRIMASWQQRFVSSSHLLQATSIVLVLFSLIIFGSAEAPFIYFQF, encoded by the coding sequence ATGAGTTTTACGTCATTACATTTTTATCTTTTCCTGCTGCTATTGCTGGGTTTATTACGCTTTATTTCCAACAATAAACATAAAAAACTGCTGCTGCTTGTTGTTAGCTATTGGTTTTATATGAGCTGGGATTGGCGTTTTGGTGCTTTATTATTTGCTATGACCGCCGTTAATTTTTATTGCGGTAAGAAAATTCACCGCTCTATTTATGCTAAGCGCTGGCTGGCGGTGTCGATTATATTTAGTTTAGGCCTGTTGGGCTTTTTTAAATATTTTAACTTTTTCTTAGATAATTTAGATGTGGTGGCCGCTTGGTTTGGTTTATCTTCGCACCTTGGCTTGTTACAGATTTTATTACCTGTTGGCATTTCTTTTTATACGTTCCAAGCGCTTTCTTATACTATTGATATTTATAAAAAAGAGTTAGAGCCTGTCAGCTCTTTAGCCGATTTCGCCTTATTTGTGTCATTTTTTCCGCAACTTGTTGCCGGCCCTATAGTGCGGGCAAGTTACTTTTTGCCTCAGTTAACTAAGCAAAGTAGGGTTGATTCTGCAGCGCAACAAGAAGCGGTGATGTTAATTATTAAAGGCTTAATAAAGAAGGTTATTCTGGCAGATATACTGGCTATACATCTTGTTGATCCTGCTTTTACTAACTATGGCAGCTTATCTTCTGCTTTTTTAATTTTGGCATTGGTCGGTTACAGCTTTCAAGTGTACCTCGATTTTTCAGCTTATACTGATATTGCTAGAGGCTGTGCCTTACTACTTGGCTATAAACTACCTATAAACTTTAATCGACCTTATCTGGCTCATAGCATTTCTAACTTTTGGCAGCGCTGGCATATCTCTATGTCTTCATTCTTTCGTGATTATTTATACCATGGCGTGGGGGGGAGTCGGTATGGCAATGTTTATATCAACCTCTTTATTACCTTTATTGCTATCGGCTTTTGGCATGGCGCTGGCTGGAACTTCTTATTGTACGGTTTTTGTCATGGCGCTGTGGTGAGTATTGAACGTTTTGGTCGGCAATATGGTTGGTTCTTATTAAATACTGGCTGGCTGCATATTCTGGCTATATTAAGGACATTCTTTATTGTTTGTTTATTAAGGGTAATGTTTCGGGCTGAGAGCTTAGCTGAAGCGAATCAGTATATGCTGGCTATTTGGCATAATAGCCACTTACCGTTTGATTTAACAACCGTAGGCGCTGTGGCTTTAATTTCTGCCATTATATTGCACCTTATTCCACAGCGTATAATGGCCAGCTGGCAACAGCGTTTTGTTAGCTCTTCGCATTTGCTACAAGCGACAAGTATTGTATTAGTGTTGTTTAGCTTAATTATTTTTGGCTCTGCCGAAGCGCCTTTTATTTACTTTCAATTTTAA
- a CDS encoding acyl-CoA ligase (AMP-forming), exosortase A system-associated: protein MTKNIHDYILQSAVKYPNHPALYFKSSSLTYSELAKAVTQTAALLLQSDLKRFERVAVYLPKQFETVSAIFGCSMAGGVFVPVNAGLKAPQVSYILQDCSVKVLITSKARLTGLADELVNCPDLETIFLTDADDNSPQKLGHIQVLAYHNKPITLDKSVTCQALTDADMAAILYTSGSTGKPKGVVLSHRNMLLGAQSVASYLDNKQQDIILALLPLSFDYGLSQLTTAFLVGASVVLLDFFLVQDVVRTVEKHQVTAIAAVPPLWSQLAKANWQPGSADSVRYITNSGGAMPQTLLGQLQEIFNRAEPFLMYGLTEAFRSTYLEPAELAKRPTSMGKAIPNAEIVVVREDGTLCGPNEPGELVHRGPLVSLGYWNAPEKTAERFKFDPVAPKGIQLPQLAVWSGDTVRFDEEGYLYFIGRRDEMIKSSGYRISPTEVEEAVYQLSSDLTDVAALGIEHAELGQAILVIFACQSSIAVNSAEWLKQLKRTLPNYMLPKQLIQLDKMPKNANGKIDRNALASQYRDFFTIESKN from the coding sequence ATGACCAAAAATATCCACGATTATATACTGCAATCGGCTGTAAAGTATCCAAATCATCCAGCTTTGTATTTTAAATCAAGCAGTTTAACCTATTCTGAGTTAGCTAAGGCTGTAACGCAAACTGCGGCCTTATTGCTGCAGTCTGATCTTAAGCGATTTGAACGTGTAGCAGTTTATCTGCCTAAGCAGTTTGAAACAGTCAGCGCTATTTTTGGCTGTTCTATGGCTGGAGGGGTTTTTGTTCCCGTTAATGCTGGTTTAAAAGCGCCACAAGTAAGTTATATTCTGCAAGACTGTAGTGTTAAAGTGTTAATTACCAGCAAAGCTAGGCTAACTGGTTTAGCTGACGAGCTAGTCAATTGCCCAGATTTAGAAACAATATTTTTAACCGATGCCGATGACAACTCTCCTCAAAAACTGGGGCATATTCAGGTACTAGCTTATCATAATAAACCTATAACTTTGGATAAGAGTGTAACTTGCCAAGCTTTAACTGATGCTGATATGGCTGCCATTTTGTATACATCAGGTAGCACGGGCAAACCTAAAGGTGTTGTGCTTTCTCATCGAAATATGTTGTTAGGTGCCCAAAGTGTTGCTTCTTATCTAGATAATAAGCAACAAGATATTATTTTAGCCTTACTACCCCTTAGCTTTGATTACGGGCTAAGCCAACTGACTACGGCTTTCTTAGTGGGGGCTAGTGTAGTTTTATTAGATTTTTTCTTAGTGCAAGATGTAGTAAGAACGGTAGAAAAGCATCAAGTCACGGCTATAGCCGCTGTGCCTCCATTATGGTCGCAACTAGCAAAGGCTAACTGGCAGCCGGGTAGTGCAGATAGCGTTCGCTATATCACCAATTCTGGCGGCGCTATGCCGCAAACCCTGTTAGGGCAATTACAGGAAATATTTAATCGAGCAGAACCTTTTTTAATGTATGGCTTAACAGAAGCTTTTCGTTCCACTTACCTAGAGCCGGCTGAATTAGCTAAGCGGCCAACCTCTATGGGTAAAGCTATTCCAAATGCTGAAATTGTAGTGGTGCGTGAAGATGGTACTTTATGTGGGCCTAATGAGCCTGGTGAGTTAGTCCATCGTGGGCCTTTGGTGAGTTTAGGTTATTGGAATGCACCAGAAAAAACGGCAGAACGTTTTAAATTTGATCCCGTTGCGCCAAAAGGGATTCAATTACCACAGTTAGCAGTATGGTCAGGTGATACAGTACGCTTTGATGAAGAGGGGTATTTATACTTTATTGGTCGGCGTGATGAGATGATAAAAAGCTCAGGTTACCGTATTAGTCCTACAGAAGTAGAAGAAGCGGTATACCAACTAAGCTCTGATTTAACCGATGTAGCCGCTTTAGGTATTGAGCACGCAGAGTTAGGTCAAGCTATTTTAGTTATTTTTGCTTGCCAAAGTAGTATTGCCGTTAATAGTGCAGAGTGGTTAAAACAACTAAAAAGAACCTTGCCTAACTATATGCTACCTAAGCAGTTAATTCAGCTGGATAAGATGCCTAAAAATGCCAATGGTAAAATTGATCGTAATGCCTTAGCTAGTCAGTATCGAGACTTTTTTACTATAGAAAGCAAAAATTAA
- a CDS encoding SGNH/GDSL hydrolase family protein has protein sequence MQRSIIKVFIFAFIIFISLELLLQIRAELKFGNSIFSSLLKPAQAETQLFTQRKGYKLLVPNISVEGSSISIKSNNLGLRSEPIKAKNNGSIRVIVLGASSAYGAYAANNSVTFPALLQQEAVQLPLEVINAGIPGNDLNGQYLLYSEHLAGLSEDVLMLYSGLSNDVSQLCRKSAAGKSYALPQIKAPKWLLSVDLLLKNTINLRYVPYKVSALPDLTPSLENYADGLRKLIKQAKLRQVKQIYFLENLSSFRPEQPVQLQRQLAETALYYTPCLSVQQFSYVFEQYNQTLQQVADEFNHVQYVSLSDKVAGGRDNFTDSVHFSAKGEQVMAQALIATLNGTLQVQP, from the coding sequence GTGCAACGTTCAATTATTAAAGTTTTTATTTTTGCTTTTATCATTTTTATTAGTCTGGAATTACTATTACAAATTCGCGCTGAGCTAAAGTTTGGTAATAGTATTTTTAGTAGCTTACTTAAACCTGCCCAAGCGGAAACTCAGCTTTTTACTCAGCGCAAAGGCTATAAGCTATTAGTGCCCAATATCTCGGTAGAGGGCTCTAGCATAAGCATTAAAAGTAATAATTTAGGTTTACGCTCTGAGCCTATTAAGGCTAAAAATAATGGGTCTATTAGAGTTATAGTGCTTGGCGCATCAAGTGCTTATGGTGCTTATGCTGCCAATAATAGTGTTACCTTTCCAGCTTTATTGCAACAAGAAGCCGTGCAGTTACCGCTTGAGGTTATTAATGCTGGGATCCCGGGTAATGATCTTAATGGCCAGTATTTATTATACAGTGAGCATTTAGCCGGCTTATCGGAAGATGTGCTGATGTTATATTCTGGCTTAAGCAATGATGTCAGTCAGCTATGTAGAAAATCTGCTGCAGGTAAATCTTATGCATTGCCGCAAATAAAGGCGCCTAAATGGTTATTAAGCGTGGACTTATTGCTTAAAAATACCATTAATTTGCGTTATGTGCCTTATAAGGTTTCTGCCTTACCCGATCTTACGCCCTCTCTTGAAAACTATGCTGACGGGCTTAGAAAGTTAATTAAGCAAGCTAAGTTACGACAAGTAAAACAAATCTATTTTTTAGAAAACCTAAGTTCATTTCGCCCCGAGCAGCCGGTGCAATTACAGCGGCAGCTAGCTGAAACGGCGTTATATTATACACCTTGCTTATCTGTGCAGCAGTTCTCTTATGTGTTTGAACAGTATAATCAGACTTTACAACAGGTTGCCGATGAATTTAACCATGTTCAGTATGTAAGCTTGTCTGATAAGGTGGCCGGTGGTCGGGATAACTTTACTGACAGCGTACACTTTTCTGCTAAAGGCGAGCAGGTTATGGCGCAGGCGCTTATAGCAACACTTAATGGTACCTTGCAGGTGCAACCATGA
- a CDS encoding pyridoxal-dependent decarboxylase, exosortase A system-associated, with amino-acid sequence MDQFIAVNGQLQLAGFSMAQISAMLDKKVFYAYSRDVIAAQVDKFRQQIPSRIKLHFAVKANPYPAVVNFLQPLVDGFDVASQKELLLAVQSGMPVTDISFAGPGKTDAELLSAITLGATINCESISELARIETLGIEAAILPNVALRVNPAFELKSSGMKMAGGAKPFGIDEELVPDLLAGCGNRAFKLRGFHIFCGSQNLKPESLIEAHQQTFALAAKLIAASPYPIEFVNLGGGFGVPYFAGEQRLDLAPVAASLQQLLQQYSAELVDVELVIELGRFLVAEAGLYACQVIDKKQSRGTTYLVCNGGLHHNLANSGNFGQVIRKNYPVAIASKMAATETELVTAVGPLCTPLDILADKMVLPKAEVGDWLVVYQAGAYGPTASPQDFLGHGNVTEILL; translated from the coding sequence ATGGATCAGTTTATTGCGGTAAACGGCCAGCTTCAACTCGCAGGTTTCTCTATGGCACAAATTAGTGCCATGTTAGATAAAAAAGTATTTTATGCTTATTCTCGTGATGTTATAGCAGCGCAAGTTGATAAGTTTAGGCAACAGATACCTTCTCGCATTAAATTACATTTTGCGGTTAAAGCTAACCCTTACCCAGCCGTTGTTAATTTTTTACAGCCTTTAGTTGATGGTTTTGACGTTGCCTCGCAAAAAGAGCTTTTACTAGCGGTACAGTCAGGCATGCCAGTAACAGATATAAGCTTTGCTGGCCCAGGAAAAACCGATGCTGAGCTACTTAGCGCTATTACATTAGGTGCGACTATAAATTGCGAGTCTATTAGTGAACTTGCGCGAATTGAAACCTTAGGTATAGAAGCTGCTATCTTGCCAAATGTAGCACTAAGAGTGAACCCTGCTTTTGAGCTTAAGTCTTCAGGAATGAAAATGGCAGGCGGAGCTAAACCTTTTGGTATAGATGAAGAGCTAGTGCCAGATTTATTAGCTGGTTGTGGCAATAGGGCTTTTAAATTGCGTGGTTTTCATATTTTTTGTGGCTCACAAAATTTAAAACCTGAATCACTTATTGAAGCCCATCAACAAACCTTTGCTTTAGCTGCTAAGTTAATAGCGGCTAGTCCGTATCCAATCGAGTTTGTTAACTTAGGGGGGGGCTTTGGTGTGCCTTATTTTGCTGGTGAGCAACGGCTTGACTTAGCGCCTGTCGCAGCCTCTTTACAGCAATTGTTGCAGCAATACTCAGCTGAACTAGTGGATGTAGAGTTAGTAATAGAGCTAGGGCGATTCTTGGTGGCAGAAGCAGGCTTATATGCTTGCCAAGTTATAGATAAAAAGCAATCTCGGGGCACAACCTATTTGGTTTGCAATGGTGGCTTACATCATAATTTGGCTAACTCGGGTAATTTTGGCCAAGTTATTCGTAAAAACTATCCTGTTGCTATAGCCAGTAAGATGGCTGCAACGGAGACAGAGCTAGTAACAGCAGTTGGTCCTTTATGTACACCTTTGGATATTTTAGCTGACAAGATGGTATTGCCCAAAGCCGAAGTTGGTGATTGGTTAGTGGTTTATCAAGCAGGGGCATATGGTCCTACTGCTAGCCCGCAAGACTTCTTGGGGCATGGTAACGTTACTGAAATTTTACTTTGA